A DNA window from Camelina sativa cultivar DH55 chromosome 13, Cs, whole genome shotgun sequence contains the following coding sequences:
- the LOC104738508 gene encoding uncharacterized protein LOC104738508: HVIGVVLYMLRRRRRRSKPFNNGFWGKFVESFRQLKNDDLKTLPSSNITVMLPSSSPAAMEEVAASSDDQISEMIEVFTATSSSCSSGIAGYGSAKSLRDMDCLDEDDDDDDDEYYGNDDGGDEMIDAKAEEFIVRFYEQMRVQNQAYTERYKAKSEMMMV, translated from the coding sequence CATGTGATCGGTGTGGTTTTGTACATGCTTCGCcgtcggaggaggaggagcaagcCGTTTAATAACGGGTTTTGGGGAAAATTTGTCGAGTCCTTTCGTCAGTTGAAAAACGACGATCTTAAGACACTGCCATCGTCAAATATTACGGTAATGCTACCATCGTCTTCTCCAGCGGCCATGGAAGAGGTTGCGGCGAGTAGTGACGATCAGATATCGGAGATGATCGAGGTTTTCACGGCGACGTCTAGTTCTTGCTCTTCGGGAATCGCGGGATATGGATCAGCAAAGTCGTTGCGCGATATGGATTGtctcgatgaagatgatgatgatgatgatgatgaatattaTGGTAATGATGATGGAGGTGATGAGATGATTGATGCGAAAGCTGAGGAGTTCATTGTGAGATTTTATGAACAAATGAGGGTGCAAAACCAGGCTTATACAGAACGTTACAAAGCTAAATCAGAGATGATGATGGTCTAA